The Filimonas lacunae genomic sequence AATATGTAATGGCCCCCGGCCAGAAAGGTGGCGCACGCCCCGACTCTGTAAAATGGACCTGGAATGCAAAAACGCCACAAAACAACGGTGCATGGATTGGCAACGTAAATGGTGGACTGCAATACGCCCTGTATGACGAAAAATACACCCGCCCTGCTACGGGTAAATCTGCCACTCAAAAAAAGCTTAACATTCCTGCTTCCTGGAGCAATGAAGGCAAGGGCAGCACCTGGCTGGCATTAAAAGGGAAGTCTATTCTATCAGAAACCTATAATGGCCCGCGTAACCTGAAACAAGGCGATGTGCTATACTACAACTTCGCGCTACTGATTACACCTTATCATACACCGGAAAAACAACAGCAATCACGCCTGTATCAGCCTTACAACAAACCTGATATTATCAAAGCCGCATCCGGCAAATATTTGGAATACCCCGGCCGCAGCTTATACCAGCAACCATAGTTAGCATTTACCTTACCGGCAGGCTAAACACAAACCCTGCGCTACCCTGTAATTGATGACTCTTTGTAATGAAACTAACCCGGTACAGACTATTGCCCCAGGTTGGTTTCATTTTATCATCATCAATAGGCCTGGGCTCTATACTAGCTGTATAATTACCTGCATCATACTTTAGTAATAACTGCACTTTCCCCTTTGTATTAGTAAACGTTAGTTGCCCTGGTTCGGCTTCATTTACCTGGTCGCAGGTAAGAAAATGAATGCGGGTAGCTTCTTTATATTCACTGAGCAGGTAGTTGTCATTTACCTGCACCTGCTCTTTGGCAGCATCAAATACCAGGCTTCGCTTCCAGCTTTTCACCATGGCTTCGGGAGGATATGCCCCTGCTATATCCATATCCAGCCGTGTTTGCTGTGCCGTATGCTTGCAGCTCACTTCCGTGGCTTTAAACTTGCTGCCGTCCTGCTGCATCACGCCGTTAATGGTAGGGCAGTTATGCCATTGCGATTGCATGGTCCAGATAGAATAGCGGTCTTTACTGAATGTTTTACGGGTATAACCACCTACACCTGCATCCACTATCACCGGCCTGCCATTCACATACAATACAAAGTTGCCAATATCGTTATGGTTGTGGCTTTCGCCGTTATTGCCCCCTTTCGCAGCCATAAACAATCCCTCCGTACTTCCGCCCTTGCTTCTTACGCTCAGCACCTGCAGGTTGGGCAACCACGACACAGCAGGCAAGCCTTCTCCTGGTGTAGTGGTAGCAAGCTTATCATACATAGCAACCTGCTGTAAAAAATCAACCAGGCTGCCATTGCCCAATCGTTGTTTGTTTTGCCGGAACAGATAGGCAGCAAAATGCGTCATGGTATCATTGCCAAACATACTGCCATAATAGTATACACTTTCTGCACCGGGATAAGTAACAGGCTGAGCATCGGCAAAGTTTACAAAGTAGTTATCGGCAATATGCAGTTTATAAATATAATCGCCCATTCTTTGCAATAAAGGCTTGTTGGCAAAGTTACACTTACCGTTACTGGCGCTTTGCAGCAATGCCAGCAAACGTATGAGTTTACCACCTGCCACACTCCAGTAGCCGGGCCCTTCATCACAACCACCATCTTCGGGATATTGGTTAATAAAACAATCTGTGCTTTTGAGTATTTTAGGCACTATATCATCCAGCACCTGGCTTTGCTGCGTGCACAGCACCGTGTATAGCACATTGGTATTGATCCAGGCATTCCAGTTGTTCACCACCTGGCCTTGTAAGCCCATCCAAAAAAAATCGCTCCGTTGCAGGTAAGGCTGCATAATACGTGTATCCAGTTCGGCCGCTATACGCTTATTCATACCTGCCGAAGCCGCATCCAGCTGATCATACAGCATCCATTGGGTGGCAGCTACGGTAGCAGCAGTAATGGCGCTGTACAAATCAATTACCACCTCATGGGTATCCGGCAATCCTACCCCGGCCTTCTGCATGCCTATATGTGCAGGTGCTACCCAGGTTTTCTCTTCCATCAAAACCTGTAAACCCTTTACAATCTGCGGCATATATTTCCCATTATGCGTGAGCAGTTCGCCAATCACCAGGTTGCTAAGCACACTACGCCTGCTATTATATTTATCCTCAAAATGATTACGGTTGCCGGTTATTTTGTATTCCAGGTATAGCGAATCGGATAAGGTGGGCCAGTCGAATGCCATACCCGCATCGGCCTGCTTTAACAATGTTTTTTTCACCGAATCCGGCAAAACGGCTATTTTCTGTTCCAGCGTCTGCTTTTGTGTAGCGCGCCAGGCAGCGATGTTGGATATATAAGAGGTAACTGGTTTGCCCTGCAAGGCATTGGTTAGGTAGTTACGTTGCGGATAAGAAGGAGTAACTATTTGCCAGGCTGTGGCAGCTACTGCCGCTATCAGCAGCAGCATACATAAAGCACGCACATTCGTTTTCATCGTACAGGTAATTTACTCACTCATTACCCGCTCTCCCCTTACTTTTTTAACATAATCCGATGGTGCCATTCCTATTACCCGTTTAAATACCCGGTTAAAAGTAACCGCATTATTAAAACCGGTACTATATCCTAACGACGAAAGCCCTTCATATTCGCCTAGTGTAATCTTTTTACAAGCCTCGCTGATCCTTATTTCATTCAAAAAAGTAAGATATGTTTTGCGGGTGTGTTTTTTGAAGTACTTGCAAAAAGCGTGCGGGGTTAGACAGGCCACCTCTGCTATCTGTTGTATGGAAACGTCTTTATGATAGTTTTCCAGAGTGTATTTATACACGTCATCCATTCTAAAACCGCTGAATGTTTTGGCCGGACTGCTTATTCCTGTGCCCAAATCGCGGCAAAGCTGCACTTCGGCTGCTATATATTCCAGTAAATGCAATAAGGTGGTTAACCGGGTAAGCCCTTCCGATTTTTCTATAAACTGAATTTCACGGCCAATTTGTTTGCGATGTCCCTCGTTCAACTGCAAACCGCAGGAAGCTCTGCTTACCAGTTTTTCTACGGCGGTAAGTTCTGGTAATAATCCAAAGCAGGGGCGTAGCTTTTCCATATCAAAGAAAATATGCACCGCCTTCGATTTGGTTTTCTTCTGAATAAGCGAAGCATCTGTTTTAAACATATGCGGCTGGTTAGCGCCGATGATATACACTTGCCCTGCTTCAAAGGGTTGTGAATAATTACCCACAATCAACACCCCTTCGCCACTTTCAATAAGGGTAATCTGCATTTCCTTATGATGATGCAGCTGGTTATAAAAAAAGGGCAATTCATCTGCCTCCACCACAATTGAACTTTCCTTTTGCACAGATACCAGGTAAGGAATTGCTTTCATCACTTCGTTGTTTTTGGGTTCATCGCGTCAAACATAGCAGTTTCTATCAAAAGCAGTAAAATGCACAGCTAATTTAAACAAGTCGGCCATTTTCCCCCAATAACCCCTCCCCTATGGACAATTACGGTTAACAGAAGAACAATCCGCGAAACACCTTATCCACCGCAAAATTATCCAATGATGTGCATAGATTGTCATTTTACCGGTTGTGTATTTCCCACTGCTATTTTTACGGGCAAAACGCATTCATGCACGAGCAACTGACCCGTATATCGTTTTCCAATACCAAACAGGGTTTTATTCATAAAACCGACAAACAGCTGAAAAATGCCCACCAGTTGTTTAATATGATGAATTATCCTTTGCTGGTAAAAGCAGGCACTATCATTACCCCTTTATTACTGAAATGGAAGTTTCCCATCAATGGGCTGATTGAAAAAACCATTTTTGCCCAGTTTGTAGGCGGTAAAAGTTTGCCCGATACCGCACCGGTAATTAACAACCTGAAACAGCACAACGTAGCAGTAATACTGGACTATGGTGCAGAAGGCCGCGAAAATGAAGAAAGCTTTGAAGCCGCCACGAGTGAATTCTTACGTATTATCGAATATGCATCCGGCAACAACAGCATTCCTTTTATCAGTGTAAAACTAACCGCCATTGCCCGGTTTGCCCTGCTGGAAAAATGCAATTCCCTGGTAACCCCTGATAACTGTACCCTGAATACCAGCAGCCTTACCACAGCGGAAGCTGCCGAATGGCAAGCCGTGATGCAACGACTGCACCGCATTGCCCAACAGGCAGCCCTGCACCAAACCAGTGTGCTGATAGATGCAGAAGAATCATGGATACAGGATACCATTGACGCAGCCACTACCGAACTTATGCGCATGTACAACCTCGAAACAGCAGTGGTGTACAACACCATTCAACTCTATCGTAAAAGAGGATATACTTTTTTAAAACAATCGCACGAGCTGGCGCAGGCCGATGGCTATATACTGGCAGTAAAACTGGTACGCGGCGCTTATATGGAAAAAGAAAGGAAACGCGCTTCCGAACTCAACTATTCATCCCCCATACAGGATACAAAGGAAGATACCGATAAAGCTTTTAACCAGGCTGTGGCTTATTGTATAGACTTTCATCAGTCCATTCATACCATTGTGGCTTCTCATAACGAGCATAGCAACCTGATGGCAGTGCGTTTGATGGAGAACAAATCAACGAACAACGAATCTCTGCCGGTTCATTTTTCCCAGCTGTATGGCATGAGCGATAATATCACTTATAACCTGGCAAAGGGTGGTTTTAGCGTAAGCAAATACCTTCCTTACGGCGCCATTGCCGATGTAATACCCTACCTCATGCGCAGGGCGCAGGAGAACAGCTCCGTGGCAGGACAAACGGGCAGGGAACTGTCGTTAATTAAAAAAGAAATACAACGCAGGTCCTTAAGCAAAAAGGCAGGCATTGAATAAAACAAACGGGGCTGTACATGTTACAGCCCCGTTTGTTTACGCATTTACCCAGGCTTCCCTTTCAAAATAGGGACTTACCGACAAATGCTCTTCAATAGCGTCTATTAAACGTTGATTGCTTTCCGACATAATAATAGCCATATTCCAGATATCCTTAGAGTACAAAAACTCACCATAGTCTGTTTCTATGGTAAGCGCCATGTCATCTATTACCCGTATATCTTCAATGTGCTTTACCACGGGCTGAATATCTGCAATAGCTTCTAACAGGTCTTTAAAAAAGGAGTCATCACCTACCCCTTCAAAAAACTCTATCAGCAGTTTGTCCGATCCGTATTCCGGTCTGTAATAATATTTATACTTCTTACTCAAGGTTGCTGATTTTTTTCCGGTAAGCTAAACACACCTGTTATCCGAACCTCTGTATGTATAGCAATATATATCTTAATATTTATATTTCATATTTTCTCCCGTTATAGTTACAGTAATTTTTCGGCATCAAAATGCTCCTTGCACTATTCAGTCATTTATTGTATATTATAGATACAGGATGAATACTCCAACAGGCAAAAAATAAAAACGGCGCTGAATCAGCGCCGTTTTCGTTACAGATATCCAAAAGGTTATAATTACCTGATATTTATTTTATGTGCTTCCATAAAGTCTTCTGCATCTACTCTTACCACATAGAAAGCAGCCGGTAAATGTCCCACTGGTATTACAAAATTATTAATAGCGTCTACTATAGTTTCCTGGCGCGCCAACACACGCTGGCCCGATTCGGTAAACATCTGTATCGTTACTTTCTGTGTTCTTTCGCTGAATATCCTTACCTGCATGGTACTGCGGTTGCTGGACCATACCCGCACTTTGTCGCTGGCAGGCACAATGGTTAACTTACCATTTACAAAAGTAAAGTAGTAGTTAGCAGCTGTTGCGCCGGAAGGAACAATATCGTAATAACCGATAGGAGAAATAGGAATAGCAGCAGTAGCTATCTGAATAGGGCTGGTAAACACCGTAGAATCTTCGCCACGCACAAAACCCGTATAGGTGTACGTTAATTCCGGATTCTTCTGTCCCTGTTCTCTTTCTTTGTCATCTGCTGTAACCACAATCTCTTTTGGTGTAATGCTAAAGTAAGCCGGCGTGTAATTAATGATCTTATAATCATCATTCGCCAGCGATCCCATGGTAATTACATATTTCCCTACATTTTCGCCTTCTTCCCTTTGTAAAGCACCATTCAACGACTCTTTAGCTACCAGGCCGGTAATCTGGTAAGTTAACACAGAATCTTCCTCACCGTATACCTTGCTGGCAGAGTCGGCAATTACGCTTACATCTTTCTTCACAATAGTACCTATACTGGCAAAAGCAGAAGTAGCAGTAAGTTTATAGTTAGCCGAATCGCTACCTAATAACTGCAAGCCGTTTACGGTAACCTTTTTATTTTCACCCGCATGCTTGCTATCGTAAGAGCCATACACAGGGTTGTTCAACACTACATTGTCATTTCCTATCACCCCTGTCATACTGTAATTGCCAGTTGCAATAACAGCGGTATCGTTACCATCATAAGTTTTAGCAATCACCGGCGTTGACAATAATGTAACTGAAACCGGCTGCGTAGTAATATTACCCGTGGTAGTGGTGGTGGTAGTGAGTAAGGTATAGTTGTCTTTAGCCGTTCCATTCAGCACAAGGTTGGTGGCTGTAATGGTTTTACCATTGGCCACCTTGCTATCTGAATAAGTAGTTACACAGCTAACGCTTAAAGTGTCGGTAGATACCACATTATCCAGGTGATAGTTGGCAGCTGCTAATACAGCCGTATCATTGGTATTATACACTTTTGTAATCAGCGGGCTGGCACTTAAGGTAAAGTTCAGTTCCCGCTTGAGTATATCACCCGTAACAGTAGCAGAAGAATCCACCAGCAGGTAGTTGTCTTTTTTAGCACCGGTTACCTCTATATTGTCAGCGGTAATGGTTTTAGCCATACCTGCATTGACATCAGAATAATGTATCGTACGTTTTACTTCAATAGCGTCATCCAGGACAATGCCCGTAACCATATAGTTATCTTTAGATAAAATTACCGTGTCAGTACCATCATACACCTTGGAAATGGCGGGTTTGGCATTCAGACTAAAATGAATATCCCTTTTCTTCACGGTGAATTTACCAGCCTGGTAGCTTAACTCGTAATTGGTATTACCATCAGCATCCACAGCAATCTCATATTCTCCGGCATCAGAGTTTTTCACCACACTGGTGGTAACCACTACACCTGGCACTGTAGAATCGCCATTTACTAAACCTACATAGGTAACCGTTAATGCAGGATTATCGTCTCCATATATCTTGTCTTTATCATCTGCTATCAGCGTCAGTGGCTGGGCATTGATCATAAAGCCCTGCGAAAACACTACAGGCAAATAATATTCATTTCCCGCTTGACGGGCTGTTATCAAAGCACCACCTGTGCCCTGGATCATTACCACCGTATCATTTCTAATATCTATCGGACCACCCGCTACAGAAAAAGTCACCGGCAAGCCCGATGTAGCAGTGGCGCTCAATATCATAGAAGTATCGCCATACACCCTGTCCACCAGATTATTAAAAGTGATGGTCTGTGGCGCTTTATCTATCGTCAGTGTATATTTTTTGGTCACAAAGGCAGGCACCCCGTTAATTGCCGAAGCATCCGTCACCTTTACCACAAAATTATAAGTGCCCATATCATTAGCCGTACCGGTAATAATACCTGTGGTGCTTAAATTAAACCCTTTAGGCAAACTGCCCGAATACACTTCATAGGTAAATGGCTCTATACCATCTGTAGCAGTAAGTGTATCTGCAAATGCTATTTTATACACCGGATGTTTTAATGTATCGGGCGACACCATAATGAAAGGCCCGAATTCATAAGAAGGCATATCGATAGAATCATTCCTTACATAAAACTGCATATCGGCATACCCACCGTTAAAGCCCGCAAAGCTGGTACTGTTAGAGGTAGGATCAGGCAAAGTAGAAGCATCACAACCATTACAAAATACCATCCGGGGAATGCTCATATACTTGTTAACATTCTGCAGGTTGGCCTGGTAATACAATCCGCTGGGCACAAATAACTCTACCACATAATCCGCTCCTTTATTCAACCAACGATAATTAGATAGAGAAGTATAGTTAAACTGCTCCGCTGCACCACCTACACTGGTTTGTTCCAGGATATCTTCGGTATCCAGATCAAAAAGCGTTACCGTATTAGTAGAAGCCACAGGCATTTGTTTACCCAGCCCGGTTAACAACATATTCTGTTTGGGCCTGAACCAGATCCCTCGTTGCGAGTTATTAGCCGGACTACCCACCTGCTTCTCTGTAGTAGAATCGGTAGTATTAAAAGGCCCCAGGAAAGTGTTTAAAGTAGAAGCATTTACTGCCGCGTTGTTGCCATAGAACATATAAAATATCACCACATCATTAGCAGGCACCGAATCTATTTTCACCCACACTTTAGTACTGGCCGTATTAGCGCCACTTTCTATAAAATAAGGATAAAGGGTAACACCCTTTGCATCCTTACCAAAACGAAGATCTTTCAGGCTGGCGTCCATTTGGCCGGCATCTACCAGGCTTTTGGTATCTATCAGCAGCATCTGGTGAAAGTCGATGGTAGCCGTAGCCGTGGCGTTGGTAATACGTATAGCTGTTTTATACTTCCAGCCCGAAGGTTGCGCCCAGGCATTGTTGCCAACACCTAAGGCTGCTATCAATAATACCACAAACAGCCACCTGGGCAACGTTTGTTGTTTATGAAAAGAATAGAATTCCGTTGTCATATAGTTTTTTTAAAGGGGATTGTTATTTCGCTTCTTTGCTCATGTAAAAAAGCAGGCTAAAACGCAGCGTATTGGATAATGGGTTGCGCGTTACCCCGCTACCCGAAGGCACCAGGTAAGAGAAGTTTACACCAAACATGCTATAGTTAATACCTACGCCTGCGGTTAAATAGTTACGTTTACCCATGCTGCGGCTATCGGTATAATAGCCTAACCTTAGTGCATATAAGCGGTTATATACATATTCACTACCTATAGAGTAGGCCATAGCACTATTGCCAAATGATTTAAACAATCCGCTTAACGATCCTTCACTGCCATACTTGGCATAAGCAGCCGAATCAGACGCATCGGGCAGCTTAGGCACCATCAGCTTATTAATTTCGCCATGGAGGCTTATTTTATGCACCTCATTAAACACCCAGCTGTAACCCGCTCCTAAAGCCAGGTTGGCAGGCAAATAATTTTTCTGGGTAGCATCATTGGTGTACCCTATTTTACTGCCCAGGTTAGTAAGCGCTGCACCTGCATGCCAGCCCTCACCCGCTTCATCCACTTTATTATAATACACTCCCAAATCGGCAGCAAAAGCATTACCCGCTTTATACATACTTCCCGTAGTAGAAACTGTACCTGCCAGGTTGGAATAAATATACCGTAAGGCTGCCCCTACCGAAAGATTGGCAGTCAGCTTTCTCGAATATCCCAGGTCAAACCCCAGCTCACTCGATTTCTGATGCCCCAGATCATTACCATCTGCATCAGAAATTTCTATATTACCCAGGCTAAAGTAACGTAGCGAAGCAGAAAAAGCCTGCTCTTCTCCGGGTTTGTAATACCCGGCCACAGATGCTAAATACACATCTTTTAAACCCAGGTCTTTTAACCAGGGAGTATAAGTAGCGCTTACACCACTTAAATCGTGCACAAACGCATATTTCGCAACATTATAAAATTGAGAATTGGCATTGGGTGAAGTGGATACACCGGTTTCGCCCATGCCACCGGCACGTGCATCCGGCGATATACGTAAAAATGGCACAGCAGTACTTACTATGTCAATTTTCTCCGTTGCCTGGCCATAGCTGCTTACCATACCGCATAAGCAGATTGCTGCCAGGTAGCCTCTTTTCAAGATTGTTTTCATTGATCTCAGTTATTAATTAAAGGGGATATATCAGATATTGGTTCTTCGGTTCGTTGTTGCACAAACCCACAGGTAGCTATAGAGGTTAACAATAAAATAGCATATTGTGTAGTCATATAGTTTAGGGCGGGTTGTAAAAGTAATTCGGTTTAGGTTTTACAAATATATTGTTAAGTGTGCTGTTTCATCCAATCCTCATAAGTCATTTCAAACTTAATTTCACGCGAGCCGTGCATCCCCACCTCTGTCCAACCGGCTTTCCGGTAAAAAACAGCAGCACGTGTACCCGGTGCCGTACCCAGCCACACCGTTGTTTGGGTTTGTGAAAAATACCATTCCAGCATCAGGGAATGCAGATGCCTTCCAACACCCTTTCCTTCAAATTCGGGTCGTATAAACAAAGCCCAGATATTATTGTCCTGTAAATCGGCAATAGCAAAACCCACCAGTAAACCATCTACTTCGCAAACCCAGCCACGGCCGCGTTGGTTTATAAATATTTCACAATCGTTATCAGTTACCAAACCGGGGTCTGATAAAGTGTTTTCTTTCACGGTATGTCGCACAACCTGGATTTGTGGTATATCCGCAGTTGTAGCTTGTCTGAATTTCATGTTTCCGTTAATTTTACTTACGGCATTGAAAAATGAAAATAATACATTTTAATCTATGAACGCCCCCCTTTAATATCCCCCCTCCGGGTAATAGTAATTTTATTTTGACGGCCCTGCAATTATCTCTACATTAGCTACCTACCCCTATAGTTATGAAAAAGAACTGTACCCTTGTATCACTGTTGAATATTGTACTGTTAGCAGGTCTTATATACTGGCCTGCAAGTAATGCTTTTGCCCAGTATAACTTTAGCAAAGTAGATAACTGGTTAACCACCAATTCCCCTCAGTTAGGGGGACGCACTATTCTGATGGTGTATAAAGATGGAAAGATTGTATATAATCAATCGGTCAACAGTATGAACTTCCGGCAAAAAGCCGTTAATAAGATCATAGCCAGGCGGCAGGGGCAGGAAGCCAACCTGGACGATTACACCACCACCAGCCGCCAGGCCATAGCCAGCTGCAGCAAATGGCTGAGCGCTGCATTGGTAATGACTTTTGTAGATGAAGGCAAACTACAGCTCAACGATACAGTAGGAAAGTTTTTGCCCGTGCTATCGCAACATGGCAAAGGCAATATCACTATCAGTCATTGCCTGTCGCACCTTACCGCCATACATGCACCGGACCTAAAAGAAAGCCTGCAGGAAATGCGCCAGGTGAACAGCATGGACGAAGCCATTGAAAACATTGCCGTCCTGCCTATGGAAGGCCAGCCCGGTAAAGTATTCCGCTATAGCAACACCGGTCTGCAAATAGCCGGTGCTGTGCTGGAAAAAATAACCGGCAAAAGCTTTGAAACACTTTTTGCCGAACGCATTGCACGGCCGCTGAATATGCAAAACACCGATTTTGGTAAAGGCAAAGTAGCCTTACCCGCCGGTGGCGCATTCAGCACGCCTAATGATTACATGAACTTCCTGGTAATGATACTGAACAAAGGCCTGTTCAATGGCAAAAGAATTTTGAGTGAAAGCAGCATAGCCGCCATGCAGGTAAACCGCGTTACCAAAGAAGTAACAGTAGCGTACGCCCCTGCCGAAGCCGGGCAGTTTGGCTATGGCTTTGGCGAGTGGGTAATGGGCAACCGCACCAGCACCACCGGCAACGAATCTATTACCAGCCCTGGTTTGTTTGGCAGCTTTCCCTGGATCAGCAACACACATCATTACTGCGCTTTTCTCATGGCATTTTATATAAAAAGCGAAGGCAGGCAAGAGCGGTATATAACCCTGAATAAATTGGTAAATGAAGCGTTACAGTAACCTGCCTTCCCGCCCGTTGATCATTACACTGGAAATGGAAGAAGAACAACAACACCGGTTCAACCTCCTGCGCACACAATTTTTCCCATCACATGCCAATTACCTCGATGCACATATCACCCTGTTTTACAAACTACCTTCCCACCAACCAGGCATTCAGGCTGCATTGGAACAGTTTGCCCAACGCCCGCCCCTGGTATTGGACGTAGTGCAAATAAAACAAGCCGGTAACTGGGTAGCCTATCACCTGCAATCACCTGCATTACAAGCACTGCACCTGCAAATGCAGGAAGCCTTTGCGCCCTGGCTTTGTAAACAGGACAGCAAGCCATTACATCCACACATTACCATTCTGAATAAAACAACAGAGTATAAAGCAAAACAGGTGCATCAGCACCTGCAACAAAATTTTGAACCGTTTTCCATCCCCACCACAGGCTTTAAAACATGGCTGTATATGAAAGGCCCCTGGAAGGCACAGCACGTTTATGCCTTCCGGTCATAAGCCAGCAACCCGGAATGTAATTAGCTTACTCGTTTTCCTTTCAGCAATTTATCTACAGCATCTTCAAAAGAACCGGCACGGGTTACTTCACCAGAATTTACAAAATAAATTTCATCCGCATTTTCAATGGTATTTAACCGGTGCGCAATAATAATACGTGTGGTGGTTGCCGGCAACTTGTTTAAAATATCCTCCAGCAATTGCTCTGTCACTGTATCTATATTAGCAGTGGCTTCGTCCAGTATCAACACATCCGGATTACGCAACACCGCGCGCATAAAAGCAATCAGTTGCTTTTGTCCTAAGCTGATGCTATCGCCACCGGAAGTAACTTTTGTCTCCAATCCGTTTTCAAAAATAGTAAGCAAACTTTGCAGGTTGGCATTTTTAATCACCTCTTCCAAAGCTTCGTTTCTATAGGCTGCATACTGTTCGTTACCATACAGGATATTCTCTTTCACGGTACCGGTAAACAAAAATGGCTCCTGTAAAATAAAGCCTACTTTTTTAGTCCTTTCTGTTGCCGTATAGCTGCGTATATCTTTGCCATCCAGCAAAACAGTACCACTTACCGGGTCGTATAAACGCGCAATTAGCGACGCGGTAGTAGTTTTACCTCCCCCTGTCGGGCCCACAAAAGCATAAGTTTTCCCCCTTTGCAATTGCAGGGATATATTATGCAAAATTTCCTTACCAGGCAGGTAACCAAAATGCACGTTCTTTAATTCAATTAAAGGCCCGGCAGCCGACACTTCTTCTGCCGTTTCCATCACCGGCAAGTTAGTATCCAGCGATAAAATAACCGATACCCTGTCCCAGCCGGCCATGGCTACCTGAAAGCTGGTCCACAAAGCAGCCAGCTGCCGCAAAGGATTGTAGAAGTTAGTGGCATAGGCAAGATAACTCACCAGCAGCCCTACCGAAAACTCCTGGTGTGCTATCAGGTAAATACCATACAACAACACTGTAAGCTGCGCCATACTGGACAGCATACTGTATACCGGCACAAAAATATTATTGGCCAAACCTGCGCCTTTAGCAGTAGTATAATTTTGCTGGTTCGCCGTTTGAAACCGCTGCCTGAAATAGTCGCGGCGGTTAAAAGCGATGATCACTTTAAAATTGCCCAGGCTTTCCTGTATCTCTGCGCTCATGCCTCCTACGCTGGACATGTTCACCGCATTTTTCTTCTTTACCCAGGGCGATACAATTCTCGTAAACAACACAATCAACACCGCGGGCACTAATGCCGCCACCCCCAGC encodes the following:
- a CDS encoding AraC family transcriptional regulator — translated: MKAIPYLVSVQKESSIVVEADELPFFYNQLHHHKEMQITLIESGEGVLIVGNYSQPFEAGQVYIIGANQPHMFKTDASLIQKKTKSKAVHIFFDMEKLRPCFGLLPELTAVEKLVSRASCGLQLNEGHRKQIGREIQFIEKSEGLTRLTTLLHLLEYIAAEVQLCRDLGTGISSPAKTFSGFRMDDVYKYTLENYHKDVSIQQIAEVACLTPHAFCKYFKKHTRKTYLTFLNEIRISEACKKITLGEYEGLSSLGYSTGFNNAVTFNRVFKRVIGMAPSDYVKKVRGERVMSE
- a CDS encoding DUF2341 domain-containing protein — its product is MTTEFYSFHKQQTLPRWLFVVLLIAALGVGNNAWAQPSGWKYKTAIRITNATATATIDFHQMLLIDTKSLVDAGQMDASLKDLRFGKDAKGVTLYPYFIESGANTASTKVWVKIDSVPANDVVIFYMFYGNNAAVNASTLNTFLGPFNTTDSTTEKQVGSPANNSQRGIWFRPKQNMLLTGLGKQMPVASTNTVTLFDLDTEDILEQTSVGGAAEQFNYTSLSNYRWLNKGADYVVELFVPSGLYYQANLQNVNKYMSIPRMVFCNGCDASTLPDPTSNSTSFAGFNGGYADMQFYVRNDSIDMPSYEFGPFIMVSPDTLKHPVYKIAFADTLTATDGIEPFTYEVYSGSLPKGFNLSTTGIITGTANDMGTYNFVVKVTDASAINGVPAFVTKKYTLTIDKAPQTITFNNLVDRVYGDTSMILSATATSGLPVTFSVAGGPIDIRNDTVVMIQGTGGALITARQAGNEYYLPVVFSQGFMINAQPLTLIADDKDKIYGDDNPALTVTYVGLVNGDSTVPGVVVTTSVVKNSDAGEYEIAVDADGNTNYELSYQAGKFTVKKRDIHFSLNAKPAISKVYDGTDTVILSKDNYMVTGIVLDDAIEVKRTIHYSDVNAGMAKTITADNIEVTGAKKDNYLLVDSSATVTGDILKRELNFTLSASPLITKVYNTNDTAVLAAANYHLDNVVSTDTLSVSCVTTYSDSKVANGKTITATNLVLNGTAKDNYTLLTTTTTTTGNITTQPVSVTLLSTPVIAKTYDGNDTAVIATGNYSMTGVIGNDNVVLNNPVYGSYDSKHAGENKKVTVNGLQLLGSDSANYKLTATSAFASIGTIVKKDVSVIADSASKVYGEEDSVLTYQITGLVAKESLNGALQREEGENVGKYVITMGSLANDDYKIINYTPAYFSITPKEIVVTADDKEREQGQKNPELTYTYTGFVRGEDSTVFTSPIQIATAAIPISPIGYYDIVPSGATAANYYFTFVNGKLTIVPASDKVRVWSSNRSTMQVRIFSERTQKVTIQMFTESGQRVLARQETIVDAINNFVIPVGHLPAAFYVVRVDAEDFMEAHKINIR
- a CDS encoding proline dehydrogenase family protein, giving the protein MHEQLTRISFSNTKQGFIHKTDKQLKNAHQLFNMMNYPLLVKAGTIITPLLLKWKFPINGLIEKTIFAQFVGGKSLPDTAPVINNLKQHNVAVILDYGAEGRENEESFEAATSEFLRIIEYASGNNSIPFISVKLTAIARFALLEKCNSLVTPDNCTLNTSSLTTAEAAEWQAVMQRLHRIAQQAALHQTSVLIDAEESWIQDTIDAATTELMRMYNLETAVVYNTIQLYRKRGYTFLKQSHELAQADGYILAVKLVRGAYMEKERKRASELNYSSPIQDTKEDTDKAFNQAVAYCIDFHQSIHTIVASHNEHSNLMAVRLMENKSTNNESLPVHFSQLYGMSDNITYNLAKGGFSVSKYLPYGAIADVIPYLMRRAQENSSVAGQTGRELSLIKKEIQRRSLSKKAGIE
- a CDS encoding heparinase II/III domain-containing protein; translation: MKTNVRALCMLLLIAAVAATAWQIVTPSYPQRNYLTNALQGKPVTSYISNIAAWRATQKQTLEQKIAVLPDSVKKTLLKQADAGMAFDWPTLSDSLYLEYKITGNRNHFEDKYNSRRSVLSNLVIGELLTHNGKYMPQIVKGLQVLMEEKTWVAPAHIGMQKAGVGLPDTHEVVIDLYSAITAATVAATQWMLYDQLDAASAGMNKRIAAELDTRIMQPYLQRSDFFWMGLQGQVVNNWNAWINTNVLYTVLCTQQSQVLDDIVPKILKSTDCFINQYPEDGGCDEGPGYWSVAGGKLIRLLALLQSASNGKCNFANKPLLQRMGDYIYKLHIADNYFVNFADAQPVTYPGAESVYYYGSMFGNDTMTHFAAYLFRQNKQRLGNGSLVDFLQQVAMYDKLATTTPGEGLPAVSWLPNLQVLSVRSKGGSTEGLFMAAKGGNNGESHNHNDIGNFVLYVNGRPVIVDAGVGGYTRKTFSKDRYSIWTMQSQWHNCPTINGVMQQDGSKFKATEVSCKHTAQQTRLDMDIAGAYPPEAMVKSWKRSLVFDAAKEQVQVNDNYLLSEYKEATRIHFLTCDQVNEAEPGQLTFTNTKGKVQLLLKYDAGNYTASIEPRPIDDDKMKPTWGNSLYRVSFITKSHQLQGSAGFVFSLPVR